In Balaenoptera musculus isolate JJ_BM4_2016_0621 chromosome 16, mBalMus1.pri.v3, whole genome shotgun sequence, the DNA window GATCCACCTGgtggtgaggaggtggaggaagCTTGGCCTATAAAGTTCATCCTGCACCAATTATTCAGTCTATAGCCATCTTCCCTGCTTTCTGCTAGTTGATAGTCAATCTGACCCTAACAAGCAAGAAATAGCCTCTTGTAGCCTTCAACAGGAGTAGTGCTCTGGGGCTAAATTCGAGCCAGTTGGGCCACACTCCTCCCCATTCACCCTCACTTCCCACTTCCCGAACTGCATCCTTTAGGCCTTGCACCTTCTCCTGGCAATGCGGGCTTTTACGCAGCACTGATCCATAGTCCCGCTACGGGTAGTGCGGCGGCCCAGTGAAATAACTTCTGGTCTTCCTTCCAGTTAGGGTCGtggacatttttacttctttgttatTTGTAACCCGGGCTGGCCTAGGCCTGCTTCCATGACCCGGAAGCGCAGCGTATGGGAGCTGTGTCCCCCTCTTGGCGGCCCTGACTCCCCGCCCCGCAGCTCCCGGGCCCGACTTCTccgggctggggctgggactggGGCTTTGGCTGGAGTTGGGGGAGGGCCCCCCGGAGCCCTCGCGCTCCGGGAGCCCGCTCCCCTTGACGCCTgtctccctctgcccctctctcccaccctccctgcgcCCGGCGCGCAGGTGAAGGTCTGGTTCCAGAACCGGCGCACGAAGCAGAAGAAGGACCAAGGCAAGGACTCGGAGCTGCGCTCGGTGGTGTCGGAGACGGCGGCCACGTGCAGCGTGCTGCGGCTGCTGGAGCAGGGCCGCCTGCTGTCGCCGCCCGGCCTGCCTGCTCTGCTGCCGCCATGCGCCACAGGCGCGCTCGGCTCGGCGCTACGCGGGCCCAGCCTGCCGGCCCTGGGCGCGGGCTCTGCCGCGGGCTCggcagccgccgccgccccggGTCCCGCAGGCGCCGCGTCCCCGCACCCGCCGGCCGTGGGAGGCGCTCAGGGCCCCGGGCCCACCGGGCCAGGGGGACTGCACGCGGGCGCACCGGCCGCCGGCCACGGCCTCTTCAGCCTGCCCGTGCCCTCGCTGCTCGGATCCGTCGCCAGCCGCCTTTCCACCGCCCCGTTGACAATGGCCGGTTCGCTGGCCGGGAATTTGCAAGAACTCTCCGCCCGATACCTGAGCTCCTCGGCCTTCGAGCCTTACTCCCGGACCAACAATAAAGAAGGGGCCGAGAAAAAAGCGCTGGACTGATCTTAAGTGTTTtcctgtatttatatttatagtatcTATCGTGGTGATATTTATGGACTCAAGCGCATTAGGCGCCCAGGGCTGCTGCGCTGGGCTCCCGGCTCCCAAGAGGCCTCTGAcagctctccttccccaccagGCAGGCTCTGCTACCAATATTACCCCATTTGGGCTATTTTTTCCCCCCTACCGTTCCTCTGTGTCCTCCCACACCCACCCTTCGCCCCCAACTTCCTTCTGAATCCAGGAGAATCCAAAGAATTGGGGGAAAAGCCCGAGTTAGCCAACCTGATGCCCCAACCAGTGCCTGGCCCTGGAGGGTAAAGTCTGGTTCTAAGTCCAGAGCACAGGACATCTGCTCTAGATCGAGCCACTGCTGCCGTTGATTATTCTTATGGACATCTGAAAAAGGAAGCTGCGAGCAGACCCCAGTTGAAAAGGCTGACAGGTTTCGTTAGACCAAAAAGGAGGACGTTCCTTCCTCTCGCCAGAGAAACCAGGGCTTTCAGAAGCCCCTGGGCCCCACTTTGTGGACTTCTCGGGAGAGCCGGTGCACACGCAGCTTCCTGGCTGGACAAATCCTGCCGAATTTTCTCCCCTTTAAAGAAACTCCAGTCACAACCACCCCCGACCCCAGGAGACAATAAACCAAACATCGTGATGGGCAACGGCGGTAATAAATTTGATCTCATCGGCAATAAAAGGAGAGTAAGAACTACCACACAAAACCAAATGGAGTGGAACCAGTTTTTATATACTCATAACGATGGAGTTTAGAAGGCGTAAGAAAATACAGGATACAAAATGCGTCCCAGGGCAATACGGAATTAAAATTCTGGGTGTTATGACTTAAAACaggaatttaaaaaggaaaagcaaaagaaaagcctATGCTGCTAACGAAAGAAAATTCAGAATCTTTTCCGAGGCTGCGCCGGGAGGTGGCCGACAGCTTCACGCTCCTCCAGGAGAGAGAGCTGTGCAGCTCGCGGCAGCTCCCGGACGCTGGCGCTTCTCCCCACCGTCTCCCTTGTTCCCGGACCCGTGGCTCCGGGCAGAGTTGCTAGGTTTGGAAACAGATCAGTGCCCATTGCCTCCTCTCGTCCTCTGCCCGGATTCACAAAACCCTCCCAGCACGCAGGAAACGTCCCGATTTCAGAGTTCTTTGCGGACGGGAGGCAGGGACGCAGCCGGGGACATCAGGGCGGCCCGGCCTCCTCTGTCGGTAGTCTCCATAGCCCGATCAGTTCCCTGCGTGGATATGAAAGGCATCCCTCTCCACCGCCTCCCCTAAAACACCCCCAGGGTTTCCACGGTCCCAAGTCAGAAACCCGGACCGCGACGCTGTCGCGGCCTCACGCCCTACCCGCACAGCCACGGCCACCCGCATTTTAACCAAAACCACAGACCCAGACGGCGAGGTGCCGCAGTGTCTAGAATGTATTCCTCCATCCGAAGCGAGCgcagagcattttaaaaatagtaattttattgtaaattatttaCGTCGGaagcttttttcccttttttcttttctttctctctctctctcttttttttttccttaggcaaatagtgaagaaaataatgaacGATTCAAACGCGGGTAGGTGTCACTGAATCCTGGCTACTAACTTTGTTCTGAATGTTTTGGATATTTGGATGTTTTGTATTTATGTGGTGAgagtgaaatatatatatctatgatGATAAATGAGGTGTATTTTTGTCTTGTatttgaaggattaaaaaaacaaaaaagaagaagaaagaagacccAGCAAGTGATGAGTCTCCGGGTGGGGACTCCTGAGGCAGAGCGTGGCAGCCCCGGCAGTGCCGGGCCCTGCCACTGGTACCGAGAGTGCTTGGGTTGAGGTTTGGGGAGGGTTTCGGTCCGGGAGACAGAGGTGCCTGCCGACGATGTTTGTTCTGCTTCCTTTCACTCTCTGGCTCTCTGTCCCAGCGGTGTCGGACCATCAGGCCCTCCCTCCTAGATCTCCCACTTGGTGTTTCTCGGTTTATTTAGGAATTTGTCTCCGGAAACCCTAGAGCTCCTGCCTAATAACGCCCCCAGCTTCTAGAGTTTTCCAGCCGCAGTCTCCATGCCGGCAGTATTTTGGATTTGTGCAATCACAGGGCCCAGAACAGGgaagattttcctttcttctgacttATAATAAGTCTCTTCGCCGTCAAGGAGAAACTTTGAAGGAGCAAGAGAATAAAATAGCTATTAACTCCTGCAGGgacctctccccccaccccaccccaccccagtacATACAACATACACAGTGGTGACGGATGTAGATTTTGCAAACAGAAATCTGGGGAAGCTAGGAGGGCCGGGGACAGTACTCCAGGGCATGCTCTTCTAAAGCTGAGCGGCGGGCGCGGCAGCTCCAGCCCCCTCTTCGTGGCGCCTGAGCCCCTGGGGGGCATGGAGGCTCACAGTTCTCTTGGGGACACCCGCACAGGCCAGGGCCCTCGGCCTCCCACGCGTGCACTGGGCCTAAGCCGCGAGCTTGAGGCATCCGAAATGAGGCGGCGGCACAGTGTGGGTGGCGGAGTTCCTGAGCTGAGTGAGTGTGCATTGGGCTCTACCGAGTTTAGGACCTTCGCCGTGGGCTCAGAGTTCTGAGAGATCAGAGCAGCCGCAAAGCCC includes these proteins:
- the VAX1 gene encoding ventral anterior homeobox 1 isoform X1, which translates into the protein MFGKRDKMDVRCHSDAEAARVSKNAHKESRESKGAEGNLPAAFLKEPQGAFSASGAAEDCNKSKSNSTADPDYCRRILVRDAKGSIREIILPKGLDLDRPKRTRTSFTAEQLYRLEMEFQRCQYVVGRERTELARQLNLSETQVKVWFQNRRTKQKKDQGKDSELRSVVSETAATCSVLRLLEQGRLLSPPGLPALLPPCATGALGSALRGPSLPALGAGSAAGSAAAAAPGPAGAASPHPPAVGGAQGPGPTGPGGLHAGAPAAGHGLFSLPVPSLLGSVASRLSTAPLTMAGSLAGNLQELSARYLSSSAFEPYSRTNNKEGAEKKALD